The following proteins are encoded in a genomic region of Ornithinibacillus sp. 4-3:
- a CDS encoding amidohydrolase produces the protein MLTKLLIKNARLDAGYETDSRGVVHTLTEKKDILIEEGKITQINDSIEANDVEVLNADGKLLLPSLREMHIHIDKTYFGGPWKAPKLPTKSSVAFRIEEELELLPKQLPYAEDRARYFVEHLIKNGHTHIRTHCNVDPGIQLKHMENTLKVLEDYKNDISYEIVAFPQHGLLRSGVEGLIREAMKMGATLVGGVDPATIDRNIDRSLETTFDIAVEANAGIDIHLHDPDTLGIFQMEKIVKLIKETKLQNKVTISHAMSLGHIKADKVLLKDTAQMLAEVGIDITSTIPMNSGTIPVLELLEYGVPVSVGHDSLMDHWSPFGTGDTIEKLSIFADRFRLVDEKSLSNAWRLGSGGIRTLNENGEQQWPKVGDEGNVLLVDASCSAETVARRKPITHTIYQGRIISSLTN, from the coding sequence ATGTTGACAAAGCTGCTTATAAAAAATGCAAGATTAGATGCAGGATATGAAACTGATTCGCGTGGAGTTGTACATACATTAACGGAGAAGAAAGATATTTTGATTGAGGAAGGAAAAATCACTCAAATTAATGACTCCATTGAAGCTAATGATGTTGAGGTGCTGAATGCGGACGGGAAATTACTTTTACCTTCTTTACGCGAAATGCATATTCATATTGATAAAACATATTTTGGTGGACCTTGGAAAGCACCAAAGCTTCCAACCAAGTCTAGTGTGGCTTTTAGAATTGAAGAAGAATTAGAATTACTACCAAAACAATTGCCATATGCTGAGGATAGAGCAAGGTATTTTGTAGAGCATTTGATAAAAAATGGACATACTCATATTCGAACACATTGTAATGTTGATCCTGGTATTCAATTAAAACATATGGAAAATACGTTAAAGGTACTTGAAGATTATAAAAATGATATTTCCTATGAAATTGTGGCATTTCCCCAGCATGGTCTTCTACGTAGTGGTGTTGAAGGTCTTATTCGTGAAGCAATGAAAATGGGAGCAACCTTAGTGGGTGGGGTAGACCCTGCAACAATTGATCGTAATATTGATCGCTCTCTTGAAACAACCTTTGACATTGCTGTAGAAGCAAATGCTGGCATTGATATTCATTTACATGATCCGGATACATTAGGAATTTTCCAAATGGAGAAAATTGTAAAACTCATAAAAGAAACAAAGCTACAAAATAAAGTAACAATTAGTCATGCGATGTCTTTAGGACATATTAAAGCAGATAAAGTGTTATTAAAGGATACTGCACAAATGCTCGCAGAGGTGGGGATTGATATTACATCGACCATTCCTATGAATAGTGGAACTATCCCTGTTTTAGAGTTATTAGAATATGGAGTGCCGGTTAGTGTGGGACATGATAGTTTAATGGATCACTGGAGTCCATTTGGTACAGGGGATACGATTGAAAAGTTAAGCATATTTGCTGATCGTTTCCGTTTGGTAGATGAAAAGTCTTTAAGTAATGCTTGGAGACTAGGAAGTGGTGGAATTCGTACATTAAATGAAAATGGGGAACAGCAATGGCCTAAAGTAGGAGACGAAGGAAATGTATTGCTTGTTGATGCATCATGCTCTGCTGAAACGGTTGCCCGCAGAAAACCTATTACACATACTATCTATCAGGGAAGAATCATTAGTAGCTTAACAAATTAA
- a CDS encoding amidohydrolase — translation MQSYWLTNVRLETGAYTDAEGYGHTQTDLFDLKIENGKITEQVNSAQANHDDTLEKIDANGKLAVPAFKEMHNHLDKTYLSLPWRSTKLTDNLKDKLHNEAMELVEISPTTKQRASAMIDLLLSHGATHIRTHVNIDDYIGLKNLEGVLAALEEYKGIVTHEVIAFPQHGLLTGNVPKLMREAMRNGATMVGGLDPAGIDGAIEKSLDLVMDIAAEFDADIDVHIHDHGHVGWYTIDKWIDMIEDAGWKGRCAVSHGFSLGGIPEALQHEAAKRLKSQEVSIMSNTGLARVLPPFDILDSYGVPIHFGFDGFYDSWSSLGSGDLLEKVRNHCIMNRKIDEHSIRKSLKFITKGITPLNDEGKKVWPQNGDAADFVFSDASCSAELIARLPKERTVMVAGKVVIGEL, via the coding sequence ATGCAATCCTACTGGTTAACAAATGTTAGATTAGAAACTGGAGCATATACAGATGCAGAAGGTTATGGACATACACAAACAGATTTATTTGATTTAAAAATTGAGAACGGAAAAATCACCGAGCAAGTAAATAGTGCTCAAGCAAATCATGACGATACGTTAGAAAAAATAGATGCGAATGGGAAGTTAGCTGTTCCGGCATTTAAAGAAATGCATAATCATTTAGATAAAACATATCTTTCATTGCCTTGGAGATCTACCAAATTAACAGATAATCTAAAAGACAAGCTACATAATGAAGCTATGGAGCTTGTAGAGATTTCTCCAACAACAAAGCAAAGAGCTTCTGCCATGATTGATTTATTGCTGTCCCACGGAGCAACTCATATTCGCACACATGTAAATATTGATGATTATATTGGATTAAAGAATTTAGAAGGCGTATTAGCTGCATTGGAGGAATATAAAGGCATTGTAACTCATGAAGTTATCGCATTTCCACAGCACGGGCTATTAACTGGAAATGTACCAAAATTAATGCGTGAGGCAATGCGTAATGGTGCTACAATGGTTGGGGGATTAGATCCAGCAGGTATAGATGGAGCAATTGAAAAATCGCTCGATCTAGTTATGGATATTGCTGCTGAATTTGATGCAGATATTGATGTACATATCCATGACCATGGTCATGTTGGTTGGTATACGATTGATAAATGGATAGATATGATAGAGGATGCAGGCTGGAAAGGACGTTGTGCTGTCAGTCATGGATTTTCATTAGGTGGAATTCCAGAAGCCTTACAACATGAAGCAGCTAAACGATTAAAGAGTCAAGAAGTCTCCATTATGTCTAATACTGGTCTGGCACGAGTATTACCACCATTTGATATTTTAGATAGCTATGGAGTCCCTATTCATTTTGGTTTTGATGGTTTTTATGATTCTTGGAGTTCATTAGGCTCTGGAGATTTATTGGAGAAAGTACGTAATCATTGTATAATGAACCGTAAAATTGATGAGCATAGCATTCGTAAATCACTTAAATTTATTACAAAGGGAATTACACCGTTAAATGATGAAGGGAAAAAGGTTTGGCCACAAAATGGAGATGCTGCTGACTTTGTTTTCTCTGATGCTAGTTGCTCAGCAGAATTAATTGCTCGCCTGCCAAAAGAACGTACAGTTATGGTTGCTGGTAAAGTTGTTATTGGCGAACTATAA
- a CDS encoding hydroxymethylglutaryl-CoA synthase: protein MKIGIDKIGFYTPHLYVDMNELANARGVEPEKFTVGIGQSQMAVTPITQDAVSLAANAALHIIDEEDKEKIDLVIFGTESGIDHSKSAAVYVHHLLGINPQARCIEAKQACYGATAAIQLAKGHIALHPESKVLVLGADIARYGLNTPGESTQGAGAVALLISAEPRILALEEKSAYFTADIMDFWRPIYSDIAFVDGKFSNEQYIWFFNKVWEQYQEKTDLTLNDINAICYHLPYTKMGLKALRTIIEQASEEQKEQLLSNYQISTAYNRNVGNIYTGALYLSLLSLLEQNKDLKDGSRIGLYSYGSGAVGEFFTGILQPNFKEHLNKEQHTSLFASRKQISIEAYEEIFEEELPTDGSTTELDITQDPAPICLAGISDNMRQYVNKLTK from the coding sequence TTGAAAATAGGAATTGATAAAATAGGTTTTTACACCCCACATCTGTATGTCGATATGAACGAATTAGCTAATGCGAGAGGTGTAGAACCAGAAAAATTCACTGTCGGAATCGGACAAAGCCAGATGGCTGTTACACCAATTACACAGGACGCTGTATCACTAGCTGCAAATGCTGCATTACACATTATTGATGAAGAAGATAAGGAAAAAATTGACTTAGTTATTTTCGGAACAGAGTCAGGTATTGATCATTCTAAATCAGCAGCAGTTTATGTACATCATTTATTAGGGATTAATCCACAAGCTCGCTGTATCGAAGCAAAACAGGCTTGTTATGGGGCTACAGCTGCTATTCAATTAGCTAAAGGTCATATTGCATTACATCCCGAGAGCAAGGTACTTGTGTTAGGTGCTGATATTGCTCGTTACGGATTAAATACTCCTGGAGAATCTACACAGGGTGCTGGTGCAGTTGCTCTATTAATAAGTGCAGAGCCTAGAATTTTAGCATTAGAAGAGAAAAGCGCATATTTCACAGCGGATATTATGGATTTTTGGCGTCCCATTTATTCAGATATTGCTTTTGTAGATGGAAAGTTTTCAAATGAACAATACATTTGGTTTTTCAATAAGGTATGGGAGCAATACCAAGAGAAAACAGATTTAACTTTAAATGATATTAACGCAATTTGTTATCATCTACCGTATACGAAAATGGGCTTAAAAGCATTAAGAACAATAATAGAACAAGCGTCAGAAGAGCAGAAAGAGCAATTACTTTCGAACTATCAAATTAGTACAGCATACAATAGGAATGTTGGTAATATCTATACAGGTGCGCTATACTTAAGCTTACTTTCTTTATTAGAACAAAACAAAGATTTAAAAGATGGATCACGTATTGGTCTATACAGTTATGGCTCAGGTGCTGTTGGTGAATTTTTTACAGGGATTTTACAGCCAAACTTTAAAGAGCATTTGAACAAAGAACAGCATACAAGCTTGTTCGCCTCTAGAAAACAAATTTCGATTGAAGCATATGAAGAGATCTTTGAAGAAGAATTGCCTACTGATGGTTCAACAACGGAACTGGACATCACACAGGATCCAGCACCAATTTGCTTAGCAGGAATCTCTGATAATATGCGTCAGTATGTGAATAAGTTAACAAAGTAA
- a CDS encoding RraA family protein, with translation MSEKRIYYRRNRADKALLEKYQHVVTPHISDNMDRLRGGTAELRPLHGDGKLVGTALTVKTRPGDNLIIHKALDMLEPGDVLVVDAGGELKNAVFGEIMMTIAMEKQAAGIVINGSIRDVAAFKEANYPIYAKGVTHLGPYKDGPGEINVPVEIDSMIVNPGDLVVGDEDGLVVVPLAETEGLLPKIDAYQAKEEKQIEEIKAGTVDRSWIDKTLKEKGYQFIE, from the coding sequence ATGAGTGAAAAAAGAATATATTATCGTCGTAATCGCGCAGACAAGGCATTATTAGAAAAATATCAGCATGTCGTTACTCCTCATATTAGTGATAATATGGATCGACTTCGAGGTGGAACTGCTGAATTACGCCCTCTTCATGGAGACGGGAAACTAGTTGGTACAGCATTAACAGTAAAAACACGACCTGGAGATAATTTAATTATTCATAAAGCATTAGATATGCTTGAACCTGGCGATGTACTTGTGGTCGATGCTGGTGGTGAATTAAAGAACGCCGTATTTGGCGAAATTATGATGACCATTGCAATGGAGAAACAAGCAGCTGGTATTGTCATTAACGGATCTATCCGTGACGTTGCAGCATTCAAAGAGGCAAATTACCCTATTTATGCTAAAGGAGTAACACATCTGGGCCCTTATAAAGATGGACCAGGTGAAATTAATGTTCCTGTTGAAATTGATAGTATGATTGTTAATCCTGGGGATCTTGTCGTTGGAGATGAAGATGGTCTTGTTGTTGTCCCACTTGCCGAAACAGAAGGTCTATTACCGAAGATTGATGCTTATCAAGCAAAAGAAGAAAAACAAATTGAAGAAATCAAAGCTGGAACTGTTGATCGTAGCTGGATAGATAAAACATTGAAGGAAAAAGGCTATCAGTTTATTGAGTAG
- a CDS encoding nicotinate phosphoribosyltransferase, producing MSYLDDSLSLHTDLYQINMTETYWKDNMHEKRAVFEIYFRKLPFENGFAVFAGIERIINYLQNFQFSESDLAYLKNELGYEDDFIDYLKTIRFTGNIKAVCEGEIVFADEPIIQVEANLAEAQLIETALLNIVNYQTLIATKAARFKHIVGDQVLMEFGTRRAHEMDAAIWGTRAAFIGGFSGTSNVRAGKLFGIPVVGTHAHAMIQAYRDEYTAFKKYAQTHKDCVFLVDTYDTLRSGVPNAIKVAQELGDQINFIGIRLDSGDMAYLSKQARRMLDEAGFPNAKIFASNDLDEATIVSLQSQGAAIDVWGVGTKLITAYDQPALGAVYKIVAIEKENGEMVDTIKISANPEKVTTPGIKKLYRIINRINNKSEGDYITLSDEDPNQEERLKMFHPVHTYISKFVTDFDAVDLHHDIFKNGELVYKLPELKEIQAYAKQQLELFWDEYKRTIKPEVYAVDLSQKAWDNKMDKIREVREEVILMAKKR from the coding sequence ATGAGTTATTTAGATGATAGTTTGTCTCTACATACAGATTTATATCAAATTAATATGACAGAAACCTATTGGAAGGATAACATGCATGAAAAACGTGCAGTCTTTGAAATTTACTTTCGAAAACTTCCATTTGAAAATGGTTTTGCGGTATTTGCAGGGATAGAAAGAATCATTAATTACTTACAAAACTTCCAATTTTCGGAATCAGATTTAGCATATTTAAAGAATGAACTTGGGTATGAAGATGATTTTATTGATTATCTAAAAACGATACGCTTTACTGGCAATATAAAAGCTGTTTGTGAGGGAGAAATCGTTTTTGCAGATGAGCCAATTATTCAAGTAGAAGCTAATTTAGCAGAAGCGCAATTAATAGAAACAGCATTGCTAAATATTGTGAATTACCAAACATTAATTGCTACAAAAGCAGCTCGCTTTAAACATATTGTAGGAGACCAAGTTTTAATGGAATTTGGTACACGTAGAGCCCATGAAATGGATGCGGCAATCTGGGGTACACGAGCAGCATTTATTGGTGGATTCAGTGGAACAAGTAATGTGCGCGCAGGAAAGCTCTTCGGAATCCCTGTTGTTGGAACACATGCACATGCAATGATTCAGGCATATCGTGATGAATATACAGCATTTAAAAAGTATGCTCAAACACATAAAGATTGTGTCTTTTTAGTGGATACATATGATACATTGCGCTCAGGAGTTCCTAATGCAATTAAAGTTGCTCAGGAACTGGGAGATCAAATTAATTTTATCGGTATTCGTTTAGATAGTGGAGACATGGCATATTTATCAAAACAAGCTCGCAGGATGCTTGATGAAGCAGGCTTTCCAAATGCAAAAATATTTGCATCCAATGATTTAGATGAAGCAACTATTGTGAGTTTACAATCACAAGGTGCTGCTATTGATGTATGGGGAGTAGGTACGAAACTGATTACTGCATATGATCAACCAGCATTAGGAGCAGTATATAAAATCGTAGCTATCGAAAAAGAAAATGGAGAAATGGTTGATACGATTAAAATCTCTGCTAATCCAGAAAAAGTAACTACTCCAGGAATTAAAAAACTTTATCGTATCATTAATCGAATTAATAATAAATCAGAAGGAGACTACATTACTTTAAGTGATGAGGATCCTAATCAGGAAGAACGTTTGAAAATGTTCCATCCTGTACATACGTATATTAGTAAATTTGTAACTGATTTCGACGCAGTCGATTTGCATCATGATATTTTTAAAAATGGCGAACTTGTTTATAAGCTTCCAGAGCTTAAAGAGATACAAGCTTATGCAAAACAACAATTAGAATTATTCTGGGATGAATATAAGCGAACAATTAAACCAGAAGTATATGCAGTTGATTTGAGTCAAAAAGCTTGGGATAATAAAATGGATAAAATTCGCGAAGTACGTGAAGAAGTTATCTTAATGGCAAAGAAAAGATAG